The stretch of DNA CTCGGTGTATGCGGCGGTGTTTATATGGCTGAGTATGCGAAGCCGGGCAGAGTCACCAATTTCATCCGTACGTGTATTGAAATGCTGGCATCCCTGCCTTCCATCGTTGTTGGTTTGTTCGGTCTTTTGGTATTCGTCAATACGACAGGCTGGGGCTATACAATCATCGGCGGTGCGTTGGCTTTGACAATTTTTAATATTCCGGTCATGGTCCGGGTAACGGAAGATGCAATCAGAAGTGTACCGAAAGAGCAAAAGGAAGCAAGCTTGGCCTTAGGGATCACAAGATGGCATACGATCAAAACGGTTTTGCTTCCTTACGCTTTTCCGGGAATTTTAACTGGTGCAATTCTTGCTTCAGGGCGTGTTTTTGGCGAGGCAGCTGCATTATTGTACACAGCGGGTCTTTCCACACCGACACTTGACTACGGAAATTGGAATCCATTTTCGGAGAATTCCCCGTTGAATATTTTCCGCCCAGCGGAAACTTTGGCCGTCCATATTTGGTCTGTTAACACACAAGGCTTGATTCCGGACGTACGTGAAGTAGCCAACGGTGCCTCAGCGGTCCTGGTTATTGCTGTACTGGTGTTCAATATCCTCGCTCGATGGCTGGGCAGTGTCATCCATAAGAAACTAACAGCAGGTAAATGATGAAGAGAGGAGTTCGCGACATGAACTATACAGCAGACAGACCGAGTGAGACGAAATCAGATAACACGAAAATGACATCAAATACAACATCCAATAAGGAAGTAGTTCTGGATGTGAAAGATCTCAGTATTTTCTACGGCAGCAATGAAGCTGTAAAAAAGGCAAACATGGGAATTGAGAAAAATGCGGTGACGGCATTGATTGGTCCGTCAGGGTGTGGCAAGTCCACATTTCTTCGTTCGATCAATCGGATGAATGACTTGATTCCTTCAAGCCGTGCGGAAGGCGAAATCATTTATGAAGGCATCAATATCCTTCGGGATGATATCAATGTTGTTGCCTTACGTGCTGAAATCGGCATGGTGTTCCAGAAACCGAACCCATTCCCTAAATCGATTTACAATAATATTACCCATGCTTTGAAATACAATGGGCAGAAAGATAAAAAAGTCCTGGATGAAATCGTGGAGCAAAGCTTGCGTAAAGCGGCGTTATGGGATGAAGTGAAGGATCGTTTGCATCAGTCGGCCCTATCCTTATCCGGAGGGCAGCAGCAGCGTCTTTGTATAGCTCGTACCTTGGCGATGGAGCCGCAAATCCTCCTGTTGGATGAGCCGGCTTCGGCACTTGATCCGGTATCGAATTCCAAAATTGAAGAGTTGATTCTTCAGCTGAAAGAGGATTATTCCATTGTCATTGTGACACATAATATGGGGCAGGCCTCCCGTGTGTCAGATAAAACAGCATTCTTCCTAAGCGGTGATGTTGTGGAATACGATGATACGAAAAAGATCTTCACAAATCCTTCTGAAACGAGAACAGAAGAATATATTTCCGGAAGATTCGGGTAGGAGGCAACGGTCATGCAAGTAGCAGCTGAGAAAGAGACAATTTTCCAGGTCAATGATTTGAACTTATGGTACGATGATTTCCATGCTTTGAAGGATGTAAATTTACAAGCATTGAATAATGAAATTTACGCCATTATCGGCCCATCGGGCTGCGGTAAATCCACTTTCATCAAAACGCTCAATTTGATGATCAATATGGAGCCGGGGGTACGTATGACTGGCGAAATCAATTACAAGAATCAGAACTTGCTCGATTCCAGGGTGGATCTTGTTGATTTGCGCCGTAAAGTGGGTATGATTTTCCAAAAAGGCAACCCATTCCCGCAATCCATTTACGATAATATTGTCTATGGCCCCAAAATCCACGGTATCAAGAAAAAGAGTGAATTGGATGAAATCGTGGAAACGACGTTGAAGGATGTTGCACTTTGGGATGAAGTGAAGGATCGTCTCAAGTCCTCTGCGATGGGACTTTCTGGCGGACAGCAGCAGCGTCTCTGCATTGCACGGGCGCTTGCCACAAAACCAGATGTAATATTGATGGACGAACCGACATCTGCTTTGGATCCGATTTCCACTTTGAAAATCGAAGAGCTTATGACGGAGCTGAAGAAAAAATATTGTATCGTCATCGTCACGCACAATATGCAGCAGGCTTCCCGTATCTCTGATAAGACAGCCTTCTTCCTGCATGGCCGTGTTGTGGAGACTGCAGAGACGGGTAAGATATTCTCTAACCCGGAAGATAAGCGGACAGAAGATTATATTAGCGGACGTTTCGGTTAATTACGTATTGGAGGAGAACGTATGGTAGCAAGAGAGCAATTCTCAGCAGATTTGGAAGCAATTCAGCAATCTATTATTTCTTTTGCGCATGAAGTGGACACAGCTTTGAAGCAAGCAATTGATGCATTATATGAGCGGGACAGCGATCTTGCTTATAAAGTGATCGAAAATGATGATCTATTGAATGAACGTGACCAGGAGATTAATGAAGCGACTATCCAACTGATTGCCATGCAGCAGCCTGTGGCCACGGATTTGCGCAGGCTGGTTGCTTTCCTTCGTGTATCCTCTGATTTGGAACGCATGGGTGACCATGCCAAAAATATCGCAAAAAGCGTAAATCGACTGAATGTATTAAGTCCCTATGATATCCCTCCAGCTATCCGGGATATGCAGGAAGTTGTCAGCAAAATGATTCATAGTGCTGTGCAGGCTTTCGAAGAGGAGGATGTCAGCAAAGCAAAGAAACTGGCTGATTTGGATAATGTCGTGGATAGTATGTATGGTGAATTATTCCGCGATATGCTGGATGAACGAAAAGCGCAAACAGGCAAGCATCAACAGACAATGCAGCTTGTCTTCGTCGGACGTTTTGTCGAGCGTGTAGGAGATCATATTACCAATATTGGCGAAAGCATTCTTTATCTTGTAAAAGGGACTTCTGTTGATTTAAATAAATAAGAAGCAGCGGCAGTTGCCGCTGCTTCTTATTTTGTCATTAATTCAACGATTTCTTTATAGTCCATGTCGGAATCCAGATCATACTTACCGACTTGGAGTGATTGGCTAGCCTCTGTAACATCCAGGTATGTACGGAAAGCAGCTCCATCTTCGATGATTCCCGCTTTCTCAAGCGAGGATGCTACTTCTCCACTGGTCATCCCGTTTTCCAGCTTTAAGGTATACGTTTTTTTCTGCTGCTCAGGTTCCGATTTTGCAGCATTCCCTGTCTGTTTCCCTGTCAGTTGATTGTATTCCTTGTCATCCAGTACATGATAGCCTTGGCCTTCCAGCTCCTGTTTCATTTCGTCATTATCCGGTTTTACCATTTGGGGCTCGGCGGAAGCTGCTTGTTCGGTCTTTGCTGCTTCCGTGTAATGAAAATAAAGCATAATCGCTCCTGCAAGCAGGAGGGCGGTTGCAAATCCTTGTATCACTTGCTTCATAATGGAACTCCCGCCTGTTTTGCGATGCGGTATACATCATCTTCTGTCATATTTGTATGATTGGCTATTTCCCTGATGGAATAGCCTTGCTGATGCAGGCGAAGAACCTGTTGGAAAATAGCTGGCTTCTGTGAGGCCTTATTCGGTTTTGGCTCACGCTGTACAGCTGGAAGGAGCTCTTCTTCAAGAATTTTGACTTTTTTATTCAACGTATATGTTTCTTGCATGTTGGATAGGGTAAGCTGTTCAATTTGCTGATCCAATTGTTTGAATTTATCTTGCATGAAGAACGAGAATATCCATAATATGATACCGGCTGCAAGAAAAGTGATAGCAGCAATTAGCATGTTTGTCTGAACCTCCTACATATTGCTAACTTAGTTATACCATACCAAACAGCTTGCGGATATATCGTTTTCGACAATTTTCACTTTTCTTCTGAAATAGTTATGGATAACGGTTGATTACCTAACATAATTCTGCTATTATTAGATGGTCTGAAGATCGTTAAGTTTTCATACACTTTATTTAAGATTGTTGGGAGGGATTATACATGCGTGTAAATATTACTCTCGCCTGCACAGAAACAGGAGATCGTAACTACATTACAACAAAAAACAAGCGTAAACATCCAGAACGCATGGAGCTTAGAAAATATAGCCCACGCTTGAAAAAGTATACGCTGCACCGCGAAACAAAATAAGCTTGATTAAAAAAACTCCCTCCTATATTTGGCGGGAGTTTTTTTACATAACAAGGGGGGCGGGATGGATGGAAGATAAAGACTTGCTTCGACAAGAGGCGCTCCAGCTGCTGAAGGAGATGCCGCAGACAGATAAGCTTCGAGTCGAGCAAAAGCTGGCGGGATTTCTATTTGGTTCCGCAGTTTGGCAAGAAGCATCCAGCGTGGGTCTTACGATGGCTCTTTCACATGAATGGGATACAACTAGGCTGATCCAGCAAGCTTGGCTGGAAGAGAAGAAAGTATGTGTTCCGCTCACGACCAAAAACAGAGGTATGCAGTTTTTTTATATAGAAAGCTATGACCAGCTCACAAATGGTGCTTTCCATATCAAAGAACCGGTTCCGGAACTATGTCTACCCGCTTCAAAGGATGAAATCGACCTTCTGATTGTTCCTGGTCTGCTTTTTACAGAATCAGGTTATAGGATTGGTTATGGAGGGGGCTACTATGATCGCTATTTAACCGATTTTAAAAATACGACATTGTCGCTGGCAAGTACACAGCAAATCAGAAGATCATTGCCCATAGCTCCTTTTGATCTGCCAGTCGATCATCTTTTGACAGATGATGGTTTTCTGTTTTGACCGAATAGGAGTATTCTCCTTCGGGTTACACTATGGTTATCCCGAAGGAAAGGAAGGGTGCTGATGTGGAAAACCCTTATCACGACGCTGACACTGGCAGCAAGTGTCGTATTTTTAGTTCGGGAGCGGTACCGGGTGCTGAATGCACTGTTAGCAGTAACGGTCCTGCGTAAAGGGCTTATCCGGCTTTCAATGGGATTTGAGCCCCTGCGTTCCCGGATGCTGCCGATTTTATTCAAACGCTCAGTGTAAACTGGGCGTTTTTCCATGATTTTTTTGATAAACTGTAGGCAGAGGGGGAGAGGTATGACCTACAACGAAGAAACGGCGTATTACAGAATGATCAATCGTCTGCTTGCCGTTCACGATTTCACATTTATAAGGGCTGAGGATGACCTGCGTGTCGCTTGGCTGGAGAAGAAGCAGGATGGAATAACCTATATCGTGAAACTTTCGCTCAAGACGTTTACTTGGGCAAATCATCTCAAACAGGATATTTTGAAAACCGCCAACCAAATTCAAAATATGAATAAAGGATTATTTTCCAAAAAGACAAGGATACATAATGTCTATTTTGGCGAACAGGAACCTGCTGATGATTGGTCAAAGCTTAAGAAACCCATGATTATCAAAAGCAGACGCCCGATCCCGATGCAGCTTTATTATTTGGATCGCGAGTCGAATGAGACAGAGATGGAGAAACTCTTTCGGCATTTGAAGCTGGAAGATACCTTGTCTTTGACATCGGCCGATGAACAGGAAATCGAGATGGAGAAGGGGAGGCTGCGGAGTTTGCTGATTCAGCAGCAGCAGGCTGAACAAGCTGTTTTCCATCGAAAGAAACCGCTTCTGGTCTATGCATTCATCGGAATTTGCCTGTTGATGTTCCTAATGGAAACATTGCTTGGCGGTTCTACGAATTCCGCGGTGCTTATCGAGCTTGGGGCAAAGTATAATCCTCTTATCCTGTCAGAAAATGAATGGTGGCGTATCGCTTCCTCGATGTTTCTGCACATCGGCGCGCTGCATCTTTTAACGAATATGCTGTCGCTGTATTATCTCGGAACATTGACGGAGCAGGTTTTTGGTCATCGGCGTTTCTTTTTGATTTATCTTTTAGGCGGTGTCATTGGGGGATTGGCGAGCTTCGCTTTCTCCGACAACCTGAGTGCGGGCGCATCAGGTGCTATTTTTGGGCTGTTTGGTGCTTTGCTTTATTTTGGAGTTGTATATCCAAAGCTGTTCTGGCGGACGATCGGGAACGGGCTGATTGTCATTCTCCTTATCAACTTGGTGATCAGCTTCTCTGCGAGTCACGTCATCGATGTATTCGCTCATTTAGGCGGTTTGGTCGGCGGCTTTGCGGTTTCGTTCCTGGTCGGACTGCCGGGTAAGAAGAATAAGGGTGCCCGACTTGGCGGACTTCTTATGACTGTCCTATTGATTGTCGGCCTTCTTTGGTATGGATTGGCTGGTCCTGTCAATGAATCGGTACGTCAGATGGTGCAAGTGGAAGAGGCTGCCGAACAAATGGATTATGATGCCATCATCGAGCATACGTCAGCGGCGCTCGATGACGGGGATACCGCTTATGAGCCTGCGCTGCTGTTTTACCGAGGAGCAGCTTATTACGATACAGGAGATGTCGATAAAAGTATCGCTGATTATGAACGCCTTGTTGAGCTGCAGCCCGATAATGATTCTGCTCATTATCTGCTGGCTGCAGCGTTACATGCGCAGGGAAATGACGATGAAGCCAGGAAGCATGTGAAAAAGGCAACCGAACTCGATCCGGATAATCAGGAATACAAGCAGCTTCAGCAAGAGATCTCTCAGTAATATTGCAGCAGCTCTCTATGCCGGCCTGTTTCATCCTGATACAGCACCCGCAGATGCTTACCGGATTTATCGAAAAGCAGCAATGGAACGTATGTGCTCACTGTGCCTTCCTCCACGGCTGGACCGATTGGCACGATATAATTACGGTAAAGACCTTCCCAGAGCCGGCTGATGACCTCCTGCCTTTTTTTATCTTCCGAAAGGCCGTTGATAGTTGATAAATCGGCATTTGGCAGCGCGGTGAGCGGTACTTCGATATATTGATCGGCAGGGATGGATAACTGTTGTTTTGCATCTGCCCACACTCGTTTCAGCACTTGGGAGGTATCGGTTATGGCGACGGAGCGGGATTGTATTTCTTTTTCGTTCTTGGGGAAGGAAAACAGTTCAAACGAATTGGACGTATAGGAACGAATCCCGGACAGCTTGAATGTGCTTGTGATTTCGTTATCATGCAGCTCCGCAAAATGAAAAGATACGGCATCCAGCTGCTTGTTTGGCTGAAGGATAAGCGTTTTTTCCTGTATCAAGCTGCGACCAGGATGCATCCATTTATTCATCACGCCTGCCAATTTTCCGTTTTCAAACAGCAGTCCGACGTCCTGACGCAAATATGCTTCTCTGTCAAGTAAGCTTTCGATACGCCAATGGACTCTCCGGAAATCCACTTTTTTCAAGGATGTGGATGTATCGGCGAAAGCGGCAGCATCATCGATCGGGAAGTGCTGGATCACTGGCTGAGGCTGCTGGGTGCGAATGAAATAAATGGTACTAAGGATAACGGAGAAAAGGATACATCCAATTACAAGCATTTTTCGCATTCATTGTCCTCCTCATTGGACAAACTCTCGCTTATTGATACTATGTAATAGACCTACATATTATGAAAGAAGGGATAGCCATGCAAAGAATAGACCGTATTGCTGAAACGTTGGAAAAGCTTGTACATATACCCAGTCCTTCGGGGTATACGGAGCAGGCAATTGATTTTTGCCGCAGTTTTGCCGATTCCCTGGGACTCTCCGCCAGGGTGACCAATAAAGGAGCTTTGCTGATCACGGTGCCAGGTAAAGATACAGCTCACCATCGTCTATTGACTGCACATGTTGATACCTTGGGAGCGATGGTAAAAGAAATAAAAGCGGATGGAACTTTGTCATTGGCAATGGTTGGCGGTTTTCGCTGGAACAGTGTCGAAGGAGAATACTGTACGATACATAGCAAGGAAAAAGCCTTCAGCGGGACTATCCTGATGCATCAGACCTCCGTGCATGTTTACCGTAACGCAGGGGAGGCGAAAAGGGATGAGAAAAACATCGAAGTACGGATCGATGAGCTGACGGCATCCCGCGAAGAAACAGAGGCACTGGGAATCCGCGTCGGGGATTTCGTCTCATTCGATCCGCGCTTTGAACGTACAAATTCCGGATTCATCAAATCCAGGCATTTGGATGATAAAGCCAGTGTCGCCATCCTGCTTGAGCTGCTTCGGGATTTGAAGGAAGAAGGGCGGCAGCTGCCGTATACCACGCATGTGTTCATCTCTAATAATGAAGAAATTGGTTATGGGGGCAATTCGAACATACCTGCAGAAGTGGTGGAATATATCGCGGTCGATATGGGAGCGATCGGGGACGGTCAAGCAACGACCGAATTTGATGTATCGATCTGTGTGAAAGATTCAAGCGGTCCTTATCATCATGGGTTAAGGGAGCAGCTGGCTGAGCTCGCGCAATCAAACGAGTTGCCGTATAAGCTGGATATTTATCCTTATTACTCATCAGACGCTTCCGCAGCAATACGAGCAGGATATGATATCCGGCATGGTCTGATCGGACCTGGCATAGCTGCATCCCATGCCTTCGAGCGGACTCATGAAAAGGCCCTGGCAGCAACCTATTCCTTGCTGGAAGCTTATCTTCAAAGTCACATGTCATAATTGTAAAGATATGACCTGAAGTCAATTGATTTCAGGTTATTTTTTTTACAATAAGGCATATTGTTAAGAAGGTGTGAACGTATTCTTAAATCATTTTCAATTTTAGGTGAAGGTTGTTATAATATGTTAGGTGATATGTATGAAAACGGTTTATGATGTAATGCAGTTATTGAAGACGTATGGAATTTTTGTATACATTGGAGACCGCAAGCTCGATTTGAGCATGATGCAGGAAGAGCTGCGGGAGCTGTATGAAAATAAACTATTGTCTTTACAGGAATATGGACAAGCAAATTTGATTTTAAGAAAAGAGATAAGTGCTTTGTCGGATAGTCGAGAAGGAGCGGGAAACAATGAGTAAGGATGGATTATTGATCGGTGTCGATATCGGGGGCACGACAATCAAGCTCGCCATCATCGATGAAACGAGCGAAATCATTGAAAAATGGGAAATCAAGACGGATAAATACGAGCAGGGTCTGCACATTCCGAAGCAGATCTGGGAAACGATCCAGGCGAAGCTTGAGGAACTCGGCATCGCGAAGGAAAGGATCCAAGGCATTGGAGTCGGAGCCCCGGGTTTCGTTGTCCCGCGTAATGGTGTCATTGCAGAAGCAGTCAATGTCGGCTGGCGCGATTTCCCTCTCTCGGCTGAGCTGGGTGTATTATCCGGGCTTCCTGTATTCATCGATAATGATGCCAACCTGGCAGCATTGGGCGAAGTATGGAAAGGTGCTGGAGCCCAGCAGGATAATATCATCGCCATCACTCTGGGAACTGGCGTAGGAGCAGGCTTGATTGCGAATGGACATATCATCAATGGCATCAATGGTACAGCAGGGGAAATCGGCCATGTCACGGTCGAAGAAAATGGTGCCCCATGCAATTGCGGGCGCAAGGGCTGTTTGGAAACAATCTCATCTGCTACCGGTATCAGCCGCCTGGCAACCGAAGCAGCAGCTGAGGATCCCGATAGCGGTTTGGGCAAGCGCCTTGCAGACAACGGCGCCGTTTCTTCCAAAGATGTCTTCGAGCTGGCTGCCAAAGGGGATGAACAAGCGAACAGGATCGTGGAAAAAGCAACCACTGTCCTGGCGCATGTCTTATCCAATGCGGCTATCCTTACCAATCCCTCCCGAATCATCATCGGGGGCGGCGTTTCAAAAGCAGGGGAGGCCTTGATCGGTCCGATCAAGGAAGCCTTCAAAAAAGCAGCGCTGCCGCGCACAACATATGATTGCGAAATCGTGCCGGCACAGCTCGGCAATGACGCAGGTGTCTACGGTGCTGCTTACCTGGTGAAACAGCACTTGGAGGAGGCTGCAAAATAATTAAAGAAAAAATGCGTGCATGGCAGCAGCACAAGTTGCTGCCATCTGTTTTACGCTCTGTTCTATAATGAGGAGGATTTTTACTTGAAACGAACATTCACTGCACCATTATATATTTTGGCGACAGTTTTGTTTGGACTGAAAACGTATATCATTTATCGTTTCCTATTCAATATCAGTTTGGATAATGCCATGCAGGAGTTCATCCTGCTGCTGAATCCGTTTGTAAGTGCCTTTCTGGCTTTTGGCCTCAGCGTATTATTCTCACGTAAATGGCAGATACGGTATATCCGGTTCATCAGCCTCGTGGGTTCTATCATCTTGTACATCAACTTGATTTTTTACCGTCACTTCAGTGATTTCCTCACAGTGCCGGTCCTCATGCAAGGAAGCAATGCCGCAGATCTTGGCGGCAGTATTCTCAGCCTTATCTATCCGCAGGACATCCTGCTGTTCTTGGATTTGGCCATCATCTGGTTCCTCAGCTACCGTTATAAAGAGACCATGACGGTCGATTACCTTCGCAGAAAGAAAGTTTCAACCATGGCGGCCATTGCTGCTTTCGTCGTATTGAACGTAGGCTTGGCTGAAGCGGAACGTCCGCAGCTGTTCACCCGCGGCTTCGACCGGGAATATTTGGTCAAAAACATCGGTTTATTCAATTTCCACATTTACGATGCTGTCATGCAATCGAAGACAGAAGCACAGCGTGTATTTGCCGACGGGAATGAACTTCCGGAAATCACTTCTTATGTAAATGAAGAAGTGGAGACCGGGAAGTCGGAAAAATTCGGCCAGGCAAAAGGGAAGAATGTCATCTTCATTTCCCTGGAGTCCATGCAAAGCTTCCTGATCAATAATGAATTGAATGGGGAAGAAGTCACTCCATTCCTGAATAGCCTGACAAAGGATAAAGATACGTATTATTTCGAGAATTTCTATCATCAGACAGAACAGGGGAAGACCTCTGATTCCGAATTCCTGGTTGAAAACTCCCTGTATCCGCTGCCGCGCGGTGCCGTGTTTTTCACACATGGGCAGAATGAATACAACGGAACACCGGAAATTCTCGGACAGCATGATTACACGACTGCAGTCTTCCATTCAAACAACTCCAGCTTCTGGAACCGTGACGTCATGTATGACAGCCTTGGCTACGATACATTCTATGATGAAAATAGCTACGACGTCATCACAGAAGGAGAGGATCGAAATACAGTCGGATGGGGCTTGATGGATAAGCCATTCTTTGAACAGTCGACTCCTTATTTGCAGGAATTGGAAGATCCATATTATACGAAGTTCATCACCTTGACGAATCACCATCCATTCGATTTGCCGGAAGAGGAAGCAACGATTGATCAATTTGACTCCAATTCCCAGACATTAAATAAGTATTTCCAAACAGCGCGCTATACAGACGAGGCTGTGCAGCAATTCTTCGAGCAGCTGAAAGAATCCGGTGAGTATGAGGATTCCATCATCGTCATGATGGGCGATCATTATGGCATCAGTGAATATCACAATAAGGCGATGAGCCAGTACCTGGGCAAGGATATAACGCCATATCAGCAAATACAGAATCAGCGCGTACCGTTCTTCATCCATATTCCCGGTGACGGGAATGGACAGGTGATGGAAAAGGTAGCCGGGCAGATCGATGTGAAGCCGACTATCCTGAGTCTGTTGGGAATTGAGTCCGAGCACGACATCCAATTCGGTAATGATGTGTTTGCCAAAGACCGTAAGGAATACATCGCCTTGCGAAATGGCGATTTCATCAGTGACGATTATGTGTTCACCAATGATATGTGCTATGACAGGCTGACAGGTGAACCAGCAGATGATCAAGAAGGTGAAGAAGCCGAGATATCCGGAGAAACCGGTGAACAGATTGAAAGTGTATGTGAACCGATAAGGGAACAAGTAACAAAGGAACTGAATTACTCCGACCGGATCATCTATGGCGACTTACTTCGATTTTATGACTTTGAAGAAGGAAAAGAAAAAGCAAGTTGACAAAAGGATCGCTGTTATGCAGCGATCCTTTTGCAATAGGCCTATAAAAGTCTGTTATGGAAACAGCGACGATGAATGCAGTCACATTAATAAATGCAAGCAAGAATGTGAGGATGGATTAAGATCACTTGCTTACCCTCCTATGAGCAAATTTGTTGGTTTCCTGCTATACTTGTGTTAAATGAAGCTTGGCAAATACCTTCCATAAAGTAGTGCACACATATATACTTGTCGAGCTTTTGAACATTATTTGGAAAGGAGCAGATGAGCGAAATGAAAATACATACATTAGGTCTAGGACCGATGGGAACAAATTGTTACATACTTGAATCAAAGAATGACTGCCTGATTGTCGACCCGGGCGGAGATAGCGTCAAATTGATCGAATGGATCAAGCAGAAGGAACTTCGGCCGCAGGCAATCCTGCTGACACATGCACATTTTGATCATATCGGGGCAGTCGATGACGCCAGGGATATATATCATATACCGGTATATCTGCATGAGGAAGAAGCCGATTGGCTTGGCGACCCGGGTAAGAATGGGTCAAAAATGTTCCCGGTCAAGCAAATAACGGCAAGGGATGCTGATGAGAGCCTGAAGCCTGGTGAAATGAAGATCGGGCAGTTTGTTTTTGAAATCCGTCATACGCCTGGTCACTCCCCTGGAAGTATCACCTTGGTCTTCCATGAAGCGAAAAGCGCAATCGTTGGAGATGCATTATTCCAGCGCGGTATCGGCCGGACAGATTTATACCGGGGAGATTTGCCGACTTTGATGCACAGCATAACGAATCAATTATTGTCTTTGCCGGATGACTATGAGGTATATCCTGGACATGGGCCTAAGACGACGATAGGGGAAGAGCAAGCGAAGAATCCATTCCTCATATAAAAGAAGATCCCGCCTATATGGTGGGATCTTTTTACTGGGCTAGCTGG from Terribacillus sp. FSL K6-0262 encodes:
- the pstA gene encoding phosphate ABC transporter permease PstA; the protein is MNSRITDRIATGVFYVIAAIMVALLLYLFYFILSNGVPQITWDFLTSASSSYQAGGGIRDQLFNSLYILVITMIITVPLGVCGGVYMAEYAKPGRVTNFIRTCIEMLASLPSIVVGLFGLLVFVNTTGWGYTIIGGALALTIFNIPVMVRVTEDAIRSVPKEQKEASLALGITRWHTIKTVLLPYAFPGILTGAILASGRVFGEAAALLYTAGLSTPTLDYGNWNPFSENSPLNIFRPAETLAVHIWSVNTQGLIPDVREVANGASAVLVIAVLVFNILARWLGSVIHKKLTAGK
- the pstB gene encoding phosphate ABC transporter ATP-binding protein PstB: MTSNTTSNKEVVLDVKDLSIFYGSNEAVKKANMGIEKNAVTALIGPSGCGKSTFLRSINRMNDLIPSSRAEGEIIYEGINILRDDINVVALRAEIGMVFQKPNPFPKSIYNNITHALKYNGQKDKKVLDEIVEQSLRKAALWDEVKDRLHQSALSLSGGQQQRLCIARTLAMEPQILLLDEPASALDPVSNSKIEELILQLKEDYSIVIVTHNMGQASRVSDKTAFFLSGDVVEYDDTKKIFTNPSETRTEEYISGRFG
- the pstB gene encoding phosphate ABC transporter ATP-binding protein PstB, whose product is MQVAAEKETIFQVNDLNLWYDDFHALKDVNLQALNNEIYAIIGPSGCGKSTFIKTLNLMINMEPGVRMTGEINYKNQNLLDSRVDLVDLRRKVGMIFQKGNPFPQSIYDNIVYGPKIHGIKKKSELDEIVETTLKDVALWDEVKDRLKSSAMGLSGGQQQRLCIARALATKPDVILMDEPTSALDPISTLKIEELMTELKKKYCIVIVTHNMQQASRISDKTAFFLHGRVVETAETGKIFSNPEDKRTEDYISGRFG
- the phoU gene encoding phosphate signaling complex protein PhoU, with amino-acid sequence MVAREQFSADLEAIQQSIISFAHEVDTALKQAIDALYERDSDLAYKVIENDDLLNERDQEINEATIQLIAMQQPVATDLRRLVAFLRVSSDLERMGDHAKNIAKSVNRLNVLSPYDIPPAIRDMQEVVSKMIHSAVQAFEEEDVSKAKKLADLDNVVDSMYGELFRDMLDERKAQTGKHQQTMQLVFVGRFVERVGDHITNIGESILYLVKGTSVDLNK
- a CDS encoding endolytic transglycosylase MltG is translated as MKQVIQGFATALLLAGAIMLYFHYTEAAKTEQAASAEPQMVKPDNDEMKQELEGQGYHVLDDKEYNQLTGKQTGNAAKSEPEQQKKTYTLKLENGMTSGEVASSLEKAGIIEDGAAFRTYLDVTEASQSLQVGKYDLDSDMDYKEIVELMTK
- a CDS encoding helix-turn-helix domain-containing protein: MLIAAITFLAAGIILWIFSFFMQDKFKQLDQQIEQLTLSNMQETYTLNKKVKILEEELLPAVQREPKPNKASQKPAIFQQVLRLHQQGYSIREIANHTNMTEDDVYRIAKQAGVPL
- the rpmG gene encoding 50S ribosomal protein L33 — its product is MRVNITLACTETGDRNYITTKNKRKHPERMELRKYSPRLKKYTLHRETK
- a CDS encoding 5-formyltetrahydrofolate cyclo-ligase encodes the protein MEDKDLLRQEALQLLKEMPQTDKLRVEQKLAGFLFGSAVWQEASSVGLTMALSHEWDTTRLIQQAWLEEKKVCVPLTTKNRGMQFFYIESYDQLTNGAFHIKEPVPELCLPASKDEIDLLIVPGLLFTESGYRIGYGGGYYDRYLTDFKNTTLSLASTQQIRRSLPIAPFDLPVDHLLTDDGFLF
- a CDS encoding rhomboid family intramembrane serine protease produces the protein MTYNEETAYYRMINRLLAVHDFTFIRAEDDLRVAWLEKKQDGITYIVKLSLKTFTWANHLKQDILKTANQIQNMNKGLFSKKTRIHNVYFGEQEPADDWSKLKKPMIIKSRRPIPMQLYYLDRESNETEMEKLFRHLKLEDTLSLTSADEQEIEMEKGRLRSLLIQQQQAEQAVFHRKKPLLVYAFIGICLLMFLMETLLGGSTNSAVLIELGAKYNPLILSENEWWRIASSMFLHIGALHLLTNMLSLYYLGTLTEQVFGHRRFFLIYLLGGVIGGLASFAFSDNLSAGASGAIFGLFGALLYFGVVYPKLFWRTIGNGLIVILLINLVISFSASHVIDVFAHLGGLVGGFAVSFLVGLPGKKNKGARLGGLLMTVLLIVGLLWYGLAGPVNESVRQMVQVEEAAEQMDYDAIIEHTSAALDDGDTAYEPALLFYRGAAYYDTGDVDKSIADYERLVELQPDNDSAHYLLAAALHAQGNDDEARKHVKKATELDPDNQEYKQLQQEISQ
- a CDS encoding M42 family metallopeptidase, producing MQRIDRIAETLEKLVHIPSPSGYTEQAIDFCRSFADSLGLSARVTNKGALLITVPGKDTAHHRLLTAHVDTLGAMVKEIKADGTLSLAMVGGFRWNSVEGEYCTIHSKEKAFSGTILMHQTSVHVYRNAGEAKRDEKNIEVRIDELTASREETEALGIRVGDFVSFDPRFERTNSGFIKSRHLDDKASVAILLELLRDLKEEGRQLPYTTHVFISNNEEIGYGGNSNIPAEVVEYIAVDMGAIGDGQATTEFDVSICVKDSSGPYHHGLREQLAELAQSNELPYKLDIYPYYSSDASAAIRAGYDIRHGLIGPGIAASHAFERTHEKALAATYSLLEAYLQSHMS
- a CDS encoding YqgQ family protein, whose translation is MKTVYDVMQLLKTYGIFVYIGDRKLDLSMMQEELRELYENKLLSLQEYGQANLILRKEISALSDSREGAGNNE